A DNA window from Pseudodesulfovibrio thermohalotolerans contains the following coding sequences:
- a CDS encoding phosphotransferase family protein, translating to MIELRDQAIELYLRSVYGDDARLLKAGDIGSLDAQGMKGFGYGKPLLVRFETGGEVREAVFSIMKGDRYGHQFYWDRAAILMSQYETSGRMECHARPLGLGYVNVSDALVPVLDPKEFFIVSEKLEGYDYFRDLERIRERGLRDADVDMAREFARWLAEVHSVKLDDPSLYARRIRNLLGASECILGLVDEAFPRNYAFFGDEQFKALEKRLVDWRWKLKRYAHRLSAVHGDFHPWNVLVTEDGRFSVLDRSRGEWGEPGGDLACMAINYLLWSMYGHDGLAGPFETLYRAYFEEYLVRTGDTEVLEVLAPFCVFRGLVIASPEWYPDHPDSVRRRLFNFVSNVIEDEIFDWEHVNKYLE from the coding sequence ATGATCGAACTCAGGGACCAGGCCATCGAATTGTATTTGCGCAGCGTATACGGCGACGACGCCCGCCTTCTCAAGGCGGGCGATATCGGCAGCCTCGATGCGCAGGGCATGAAGGGATTCGGCTACGGAAAACCGCTGCTTGTCCGTTTCGAAACGGGCGGCGAGGTCCGGGAGGCCGTGTTTTCGATTATGAAGGGCGACAGGTATGGCCACCAGTTCTACTGGGACCGGGCGGCCATCCTCATGTCCCAGTACGAGACATCGGGCCGCATGGAGTGTCACGCCCGGCCCCTCGGGTTGGGGTACGTGAACGTCTCGGACGCCCTGGTGCCGGTGTTGGACCCCAAGGAGTTCTTCATCGTCAGCGAGAAGCTCGAAGGATACGACTACTTCCGCGACCTGGAGCGTATTCGGGAGCGTGGCCTTCGTGACGCTGACGTGGACATGGCCCGAGAGTTCGCCCGCTGGCTGGCCGAAGTGCATTCGGTCAAACTGGACGACCCGTCCCTGTACGCTCGACGCATCCGTAACCTACTTGGAGCCAGCGAGTGCATTCTCGGTCTGGTGGATGAGGCGTTCCCCCGCAACTACGCCTTTTTTGGCGACGAGCAATTCAAGGCATTGGAAAAGCGTCTTGTCGATTGGCGCTGGAAGCTTAAGAGGTATGCTCATCGGCTGAGCGCAGTGCACGGCGATTTCCATCCGTGGAATGTCCTTGTCACCGAAGACGGCCGGTTCTCGGTGTTGGACCGCAGCCGCGGGGAATGGGGCGAACCCGGCGGCGATCTGGCCTGCATGGCCATTAACTATCTGCTCTGGTCCATGTACGGCCACGACGGTTTGGCCGGGCCTTTCGAGACGTTGTACCGGGCGTATTTCGAGGAATATCTGGTCCGTACCGGCGACACCGAGGTCCTTGAGGTTTTGGCTCCGTTCTGCGTATTCCGAGGCCTGGTCATCGCTTCTCCCGAGTGGTATCCGGATCATCCCGATTCCGTGCGTCGCCGTCTGTTCAACTTCGTGTCCAATGTCATCGAGGACGAAATCTTCGATTGGGAGCACGTCAACAAGTACCTGGAGTAG
- a CDS encoding carbohydrate kinase family protein has product MQIYISGSLAFDRIMTFPDKFSNHILPDKIHILNVSFLVNGLVERFGGTAGNIAYNLSLLGVKSTILSQVGKDFAPYDKRLQEYGLAVDGIRTIEQEFTAGCYITTDMSDNQINGFNPGAMKYPCQYDMSRIDSSDAIGLIAPGNINDMLEHPRYYREQGIPYIFDPGQQIPALSGDQLKEAVCGAEILIVNDYELEMIKKSTGMTKAELLENTAYLITTLGENGSIVSCGNKDTAVGVVPASEVLDPTGAGDAYRAGLLKGLSLGKTVAEAAKLGATCATYAVEFKGTQEHSFSLKEFTERYESVFGPLE; this is encoded by the coding sequence ATGCAGATTTATATTTCCGGTTCCCTGGCTTTCGACCGCATCATGACTTTCCCCGACAAGTTCTCCAACCATATTCTGCCGGACAAGATTCACATCCTTAACGTCTCCTTCCTGGTGAACGGCCTGGTGGAACGCTTCGGCGGCACGGCAGGAAACATCGCCTACAACCTGTCCCTGCTGGGCGTGAAATCCACCATCCTCAGTCAGGTCGGCAAGGACTTCGCTCCCTACGACAAGCGGCTTCAGGAGTATGGTCTCGCCGTGGACGGCATTAGGACCATTGAGCAGGAGTTCACCGCCGGGTGCTACATTACCACCGACATGTCCGACAACCAGATCAACGGATTCAATCCCGGGGCCATGAAGTATCCCTGCCAGTATGACATGAGCCGTATCGATTCGTCCGACGCCATCGGTCTCATCGCCCCGGGCAACATCAACGACATGCTTGAGCATCCCAGGTACTACCGCGAGCAGGGCATTCCCTATATCTTTGATCCGGGCCAGCAGATTCCGGCCCTGTCGGGCGATCAGCTCAAGGAAGCCGTTTGCGGTGCGGAAATCCTCATCGTCAACGACTATGAGCTGGAAATGATAAAGAAGTCTACCGGGATGACCAAGGCCGAGCTTCTTGAAAACACGGCCTATCTGATTACGACGCTTGGCGAGAACGGTTCCATCGTCAGTTGCGGCAACAAGGATACCGCCGTCGGCGTGGTCCCGGCGAGTGAAGTGCTTGACCCTACCGGGGCGGGCGACGCCTATCGGGCCGGGCTGCTCAAGGGGCTGTCTCTGGGCAAGACCGTTGCCGAGGCGGCCAAGCTGGGCGCAACCTGTGCCACCTATGCGGTGGAGTTCAAGGGCACTCAGGAGCATTCCTTCTCTCTGAAGGAATTTACGGAACGCTACGAGTCGGTCTTCGGGCCTCTCGAATAG
- the cutA gene encoding divalent-cation tolerance protein CutA produces MSESFIYITCADEFEAETVGSMLVERRLAACVNILPGMKSIYWWQGKLERGKEVVLIAKTRTELVDTLTEAVKGAHGYEVPCVVAMPISGGNQDFLAWIRSETAKS; encoded by the coding sequence ATGTCCGAATCATTCATTTACATTACCTGCGCGGACGAGTTCGAGGCGGAGACCGTCGGTTCCATGCTTGTGGAAAGGCGGCTCGCGGCCTGCGTGAACATCCTGCCCGGCATGAAATCGATTTACTGGTGGCAGGGGAAGCTGGAGCGCGGCAAGGAGGTCGTGCTTATCGCCAAGACCAGGACCGAGCTTGTGGATACGCTGACCGAAGCGGTCAAGGGCGCTCACGGCTACGAGGTCCCCTGCGTCGTGGCCATGCCCATTTCCGGCGGCAACCAGGATTTTCTCGCGTGGATCAGGAGCGAGACGGCCAAGTCGTGA
- the nth gene encoding endonuclease III, which produces MNKKERAAEIFDRLSKRYPSPKPALSYSTPWELLVATALSAQCTDERVNKVTPVFFERWPEISDAAEADVTEIEEVVRSTGFFRNKAKNIKAAAQRIMSEYDGEVPRTMAELTTLGGVARKTASIVLSNAFGVNEGIAVDTHVKRLAFRMGLTDKTDPIRVEKDLMPLFPRDQWGDVNHSLVFFGREICPARKPKCDICELADICPKKGVE; this is translated from the coding sequence ATGAACAAGAAAGAACGCGCGGCTGAAATTTTCGACCGTCTCTCGAAACGGTACCCCTCCCCCAAACCGGCCCTCAGCTACAGCACTCCATGGGAGCTGCTCGTGGCCACGGCCCTGTCCGCACAGTGCACGGACGAGCGGGTGAACAAGGTCACCCCGGTCTTCTTCGAGCGTTGGCCCGAAATCTCGGACGCCGCCGAGGCCGACGTGACCGAAATCGAGGAAGTGGTTCGCTCCACCGGATTCTTCCGCAACAAGGCCAAGAACATCAAGGCCGCGGCACAACGCATCATGAGCGAATACGACGGCGAGGTGCCGAGAACCATGGCCGAGCTGACGACCCTTGGCGGCGTGGCCCGCAAGACGGCGAGCATCGTGCTCTCCAACGCCTTCGGCGTGAACGAGGGCATCGCGGTGGACACACACGTCAAACGGCTGGCCTTCCGCATGGGACTGACGGACAAGACCGATCCGATCCGGGTCGAGAAAGACCTCATGCCCCTCTTCCCGCGCGATCAATGGGGCGACGTCAACCATTCCCTGGTCTTCTTCGGCCGGGAAATCTGTCCTGCCCGTAAACCCAAATGCGATATCTGCGAACTGGCCGACATCTGTCCGAAAAAGGGAGTCGAATAA
- the tgt gene encoding tRNA guanosine(34) transglycosylase Tgt: protein MTKPGDFTIHATDNLARRATLTTAHGDIQTPIFMPVGTQGTVKSLTPLDLEEMEAQIILGNTYHLYLRPGDDLVARRGGLHKFANWKRPILTDSGGFQVFSLEGIRKLSEEGVEFRSYIDGSKHFFSPEKAIDIQRNLGSDIMMVLDECVGYGNDRAYTEKSLEMTTRWAKRCRDHYPRGTGDQIMFGIVQGGFHKDLRDRSLEQLREIDFEGFAIGGLSVGESTEEMYDILHHIAPKLPSGKPRYLMGVGTPLDILEGVSAGVDMFDCVLPSRNARNGTLFTSQGKVNIKRAEYAEDDSPLDPNCGCYTCRNFTKAYLRHLYMAKELLSYRLNTYHNLYFYLDLMKQIRKAIEEGSFRDLKAKYEAAYGQK, encoded by the coding sequence ATGACCAAGCCCGGCGATTTCACCATCCACGCGACCGACAACCTTGCCCGGCGCGCCACCCTGACGACCGCCCACGGCGACATCCAGACGCCCATATTCATGCCCGTCGGCACTCAGGGCACGGTCAAGAGCCTGACCCCGCTGGACCTGGAGGAGATGGAGGCCCAGATCATCCTGGGCAACACCTACCACCTCTACCTCAGACCCGGCGACGACCTGGTGGCCCGGCGCGGCGGACTGCACAAGTTCGCCAACTGGAAGCGTCCCATCCTCACCGACAGCGGCGGATTCCAGGTCTTCAGCCTGGAAGGCATCCGCAAATTGTCCGAGGAAGGCGTGGAGTTCCGTTCCTACATCGACGGTTCCAAGCACTTTTTCTCGCCGGAAAAGGCCATCGACATCCAGCGAAACCTCGGCTCGGACATCATGATGGTGCTCGACGAGTGCGTGGGCTACGGCAACGACCGGGCCTACACCGAGAAATCCCTGGAAATGACCACCAGGTGGGCCAAACGCTGCCGCGACCACTATCCCAGGGGAACCGGCGACCAAATCATGTTCGGCATCGTCCAGGGCGGCTTCCACAAGGACTTGCGGGACCGCAGCCTGGAACAGCTCCGGGAAATCGACTTCGAAGGGTTCGCCATCGGCGGCCTGTCCGTGGGCGAGTCCACCGAGGAGATGTACGACATTCTTCATCACATCGCGCCCAAGCTGCCTTCCGGCAAGCCCCGCTACCTCATGGGCGTCGGTACGCCGCTGGACATTCTGGAAGGCGTCTCGGCGGGCGTGGACATGTTCGACTGCGTCCTGCCGTCGCGCAACGCCCGCAACGGGACCCTGTTCACCTCGCAGGGCAAGGTCAACATCAAGCGGGCCGAATACGCCGAGGATGACTCGCCTCTGGACCCCAACTGCGGATGCTATACCTGCCGCAACTTCACCAAGGCGTATCTGCGCCACCTGTACATGGCCAAGGAGCTGCTCTCCTACCGGCTAAACACCTACCATAACCTGTATTTCTATCTGGATTTGATGAAACAGATCCGGAAAGCCATCGAAGAAGGCTCCTTCCGGGATCTCAAGGCGAAATACGAAGCGGCCTACGGCCAAAAATAG
- a CDS encoding YhjD/YihY/BrkB family envelope integrity protein: MEDIWVRDTPDTPYLIRTLRGGCRLLYLVGFSFVKDQTIIRAAALTFTTILSIVPFLAVAFSISKGFGFQNTGKMRDLILHLTTGQPEVADKIIEYIDRTNVQALGWVGVVTLLFTVLSLVGTIEKAFNVIWSVGKGRSAWRRVTDFFPIILFGPIFLFVASSFNFSLQNQDFISNVVSLRAIGYLEAMFLKAVPYLLIIMAFSMMYAFIPNTHVRIRAAVIGGVVGGVLWQMAQWLYINWQIGAVKYNAIYGSFAQLPLLLVWIYLSWLIVLLGAQVSHAWQNINSFVKQRYFGAATPYERQKIAVLMMVVLAKRFHEGRPLPSVEEISDGLMAPASLVSDLFRVLQTAGYTVPADLPGSEVYAPARELGEVRVLDIIRAVNMEGEPRVFAEFDEKYGFLDRILGGLAEVLSGSEANLTLLQCAEEYPGAIFSIAPEVESDK; the protein is encoded by the coding sequence TTGGAAGATATCTGGGTGCGCGACACTCCGGATACTCCCTATTTGATTCGTACATTGCGGGGAGGTTGCCGTCTGCTTTATCTGGTGGGCTTCAGCTTCGTGAAGGATCAGACCATCATCCGCGCGGCCGCCCTGACTTTCACCACCATTTTGTCCATCGTTCCATTTTTGGCCGTGGCCTTCTCCATTTCCAAGGGGTTCGGGTTCCAGAACACCGGCAAGATGCGCGACCTCATCCTTCATCTGACCACGGGACAGCCCGAGGTGGCGGACAAGATTATCGAATACATTGATCGGACCAATGTCCAGGCCTTGGGATGGGTCGGCGTGGTTACGCTGCTTTTCACCGTTCTTTCCCTGGTGGGAACCATCGAAAAAGCATTCAACGTCATATGGAGCGTGGGCAAGGGTCGGTCCGCCTGGCGCAGAGTGACGGATTTCTTTCCCATCATCCTTTTCGGTCCCATTTTCCTGTTTGTCGCGTCGAGCTTCAATTTCAGCCTGCAAAATCAGGATTTCATTTCCAATGTGGTGAGCCTCAGAGCCATCGGCTACCTGGAGGCCATGTTTCTCAAGGCGGTGCCTTACCTCCTTATCATCATGGCCTTTTCCATGATGTACGCCTTCATTCCCAATACGCATGTGCGCATACGGGCGGCGGTCATCGGCGGTGTGGTGGGCGGCGTGCTGTGGCAGATGGCCCAGTGGCTTTACATCAATTGGCAGATCGGCGCGGTCAAGTACAACGCCATTTACGGCAGTTTCGCGCAGCTTCCGCTGCTCTTGGTCTGGATATATTTGAGTTGGCTCATAGTTCTGCTCGGGGCGCAGGTGAGCCACGCCTGGCAAAACATCAACTCATTCGTCAAGCAGCGCTATTTCGGCGCGGCCACGCCCTACGAGCGGCAGAAGATCGCTGTGCTGATGATGGTTGTCCTGGCCAAGCGGTTTCACGAAGGCCGTCCGCTGCCTTCCGTGGAGGAAATCTCCGACGGCCTCATGGCGCCCGCCTCGTTGGTCTCCGACCTCTTTCGGGTCCTGCAGACAGCGGGGTACACCGTTCCCGCGGACCTGCCTGGAAGCGAGGTCTACGCTCCGGCACGCGAACTCGGCGAGGTTCGCGTCCTCGACATCATCCGGGCCGTCAACATGGAGGGCGAGCCGCGTGTCTTCGCAGAGTTCGACGAAAAGTACGGTTTTCTGGACCGCATCCTCGGCGGGTTGGCTGAAGTGCTTTCCGGAAGCGAGGCCAATCTGACCTTGCTTCAGTGCGCCGAAGAATACCCCGGGGCGATCTTCAGCATCGCTCCCGAGGTGGAATCGGACAAGTAA
- a CDS encoding AsmA family protein, protein MLRKLPRILVECLVAFVLVCTGLLLWVSYYIDTGEFRARLKTTVENAIDRPVTVGGDIDLAFWPRLAVTLEDVSVGEAAGFGDDPAVRFDDISIRVRIVPLFSRRIKVESLEIDGLEANVIRNSDGVFNWQSLTESDGQDDSGADAADEWTFAVHSVKITDAEILFRDEQEKTEYRLSGIDINTGTVKFGVDVPFFLNSDFSWADQGIKAALELKGMVRANSDGSPPVFSRTSVQAKVFGDFLPKNAEPGEFIADVDLDLVKRIVAFDNVKASLFGLRAEGNVTSGDLNEGIDFKGHVSVRPFVPRELIARYAPELPLKDVDGLNSGAVATFVHVTEEGMSFDNLVLALDDITVRGRCGFKGWQKPVFDFALRGNSIDLDRYLPLFRTGTPFIWDDFGLPFFGGFRGSGAIRADDFKVLDITVSDVRLKAAATDKGLNVDAGAIRDGFASLGGKLNVAIGREAKGIPTLSLDCVVDAESKGDGFAFLQHESFKAGGTGKLHLEAMVPQMTCRPEARSINLLQHLDVTAKLFLGQGKAVVQKEEGDPLDFAYTQADLDLKITSRALKDANIWSGDVSATAKTRSPGTLGSLNVTAKGPVTADIDQLHAKSSGMSVNGYLTTPLLPNEARRLGFDGNISFDSGKGTARLENGVLQALETTLKGSARLAGTAKERRAEGSLSIDGADPKRIIYLLTGKSLSTRDGEALRKASVRTEFSADGKGFTLSDLRGELDGMEIKGHVVGTGYVHPMFAFSLAAGSFDLDRYLTKSPAPSLEDIRRGVVPKSEPVEMPLEFLRALKLNGKLFFREFTLARIRGEFLEGFVRANAGIISLARLQAKLHGGDFKGNLDGKVGSDSLDLHLILDVERMQAGPFMAEMAEREYMRGETNIKGDLRSVGKTDDEILANLRGKASLSILNGSFKFTGWNGGVSQPTASRSPQIGSSRTVHSSGRTAFRRGYSEATVKEGVFHLDKFRLEAPPVLQAYGEGNFSLPANTIAMSIRNDFVAVPSVTLRLTGKLTDPKVEVPTGRILNDTVLNILSLPKKSFEFLRDLF, encoded by the coding sequence ATGCTTAGGAAGCTGCCGCGCATCCTGGTCGAGTGCCTGGTGGCGTTCGTCCTGGTTTGCACCGGGCTCCTGCTGTGGGTCTCTTATTACATTGATACCGGCGAGTTTCGCGCTCGTCTCAAGACCACCGTCGAGAACGCTATCGACCGGCCTGTTACGGTCGGCGGCGATATCGACCTCGCATTTTGGCCGCGGCTCGCCGTCACGCTGGAAGATGTCAGTGTGGGCGAGGCTGCCGGTTTTGGCGACGATCCGGCGGTCCGGTTCGACGATATCAGTATCCGCGTGCGGATCGTTCCGCTTTTTTCCCGGCGTATCAAGGTGGAATCCCTGGAAATCGACGGCCTGGAAGCGAATGTCATCCGGAATAGCGATGGCGTTTTCAACTGGCAGTCCCTTACTGAGTCCGACGGTCAGGACGATTCCGGCGCGGACGCGGCGGACGAGTGGACCTTCGCCGTGCATAGCGTGAAGATCACGGATGCCGAAATTCTGTTTCGCGATGAGCAGGAAAAGACCGAGTATCGGTTGAGCGGCATCGATATCAACACCGGGACCGTCAAGTTTGGCGTCGATGTTCCATTTTTCTTGAATAGTGATTTTTCCTGGGCCGACCAGGGGATCAAGGCGGCCCTGGAACTCAAGGGCATGGTCCGGGCAAATAGCGACGGTTCGCCTCCGGTCTTTTCACGGACCAGCGTTCAGGCCAAGGTGTTCGGTGATTTTCTTCCCAAAAATGCCGAGCCCGGTGAATTCATCGCCGACGTTGATCTCGATCTTGTCAAACGAATTGTCGCATTCGACAATGTAAAGGCCAGTCTGTTCGGCCTGCGCGCCGAGGGCAATGTGACCAGCGGCGATCTGAATGAAGGGATCGATTTCAAGGGACATGTCTCGGTGCGTCCCTTTGTGCCACGGGAACTCATCGCCCGATACGCTCCTGAACTGCCGCTCAAGGATGTGGACGGCCTGAACAGCGGTGCGGTCGCGACTTTTGTGCACGTCACCGAAGAGGGGATGAGCTTCGACAACCTGGTCCTGGCCCTGGACGATATCACCGTGCGCGGTCGGTGCGGCTTCAAGGGGTGGCAAAAGCCGGTTTTCGATTTCGCTTTGCGCGGCAACTCTATCGATCTGGATCGTTATCTGCCCCTGTTCAGGACCGGCACTCCGTTCATTTGGGATGATTTCGGCCTGCCGTTCTTCGGGGGCTTTCGGGGAAGCGGGGCCATACGCGCTGACGATTTCAAGGTCTTGGACATCACCGTTTCGGACGTTCGCCTGAAGGCGGCCGCCACGGATAAGGGTCTCAATGTGGATGCCGGGGCGATCCGGGACGGCTTCGCCTCGCTGGGCGGAAAGCTGAATGTGGCCATCGGCCGGGAGGCCAAAGGGATTCCGACCCTCTCCCTGGATTGCGTGGTGGATGCCGAATCGAAGGGGGACGGGTTTGCGTTTCTGCAGCACGAATCTTTCAAGGCCGGGGGAACCGGAAAGCTTCATCTGGAGGCCATGGTCCCCCAAATGACATGTCGGCCGGAGGCCCGCTCCATTAATTTGCTTCAGCATCTCGATGTGACGGCTAAACTATTTCTTGGTCAGGGCAAGGCGGTTGTCCAGAAGGAAGAGGGCGATCCGCTCGATTTCGCCTATACCCAGGCCGATTTGGATTTGAAGATCACCTCCAGAGCCTTGAAAGACGCGAATATCTGGAGCGGTGATGTGTCGGCCACGGCGAAGACACGCAGCCCCGGGACGCTGGGAAGTCTGAACGTCACGGCGAAGGGACCTGTCACGGCGGATATCGATCAACTTCATGCCAAAAGTTCCGGAATGTCCGTCAACGGCTACCTGACCACCCCTTTGCTGCCCAACGAAGCTCGGCGGCTGGGATTTGACGGGAACATCTCCTTTGATTCCGGGAAGGGGACGGCCCGGCTGGAAAACGGCGTGTTACAAGCTTTGGAAACCACGCTCAAGGGCAGTGCCCGGTTGGCCGGAACGGCCAAGGAGCGAAGAGCGGAGGGCAGCCTCTCCATTGACGGGGCCGATCCCAAACGCATAATTTACCTTTTGACTGGGAAAAGTCTTTCGACCCGGGACGGCGAGGCTCTGCGTAAAGCGTCGGTCCGCACCGAATTTTCAGCGGACGGGAAGGGGTTCACCTTGAGCGACCTGCGTGGAGAGTTGGACGGCATGGAGATCAAGGGACATGTGGTCGGGACGGGATATGTCCACCCCATGTTCGCCTTTTCCCTGGCCGCAGGCTCTTTCGATCTCGACCGCTACCTGACCAAGAGTCCCGCTCCCAGCTTGGAGGACATTCGTAGGGGCGTCGTGCCCAAATCCGAGCCGGTGGAGATGCCCCTTGAGTTCCTTCGCGCTCTCAAGCTCAACGGCAAGCTCTTTTTCCGGGAGTTCACTCTGGCCAGAATTCGTGGGGAGTTCCTAGAGGGATTTGTTCGTGCCAACGCGGGCATCATTTCCTTGGCCCGGCTGCAAGCCAAGCTACATGGTGGCGATTTTAAGGGAAATTTGGACGGAAAGGTCGGGTCGGATTCGCTTGATTTGCATCTGATCTTGGATGTGGAAAGGATGCAGGCAGGACCGTTCATGGCCGAGATGGCCGAGCGGGAGTACATGCGCGGAGAGACAAACATCAAAGGGGATTTGCGTAGCGTTGGGAAAACGGACGACGAAATCCTGGCCAATTTGAGGGGCAAGGCTTCGCTCAGTATCCTCAACGGTTCTTTCAAGTTTACAGGCTGGAACGGAGGCGTCAGTCAGCCTACCGCATCCCGGAGTCCCCAGATTGGTTCGAGCCGGACGGTGCACTCCAGTGGACGCACGGCTTTTCGGCGGGGTTATTCCGAAGCCACGGTCAAGGAAGGCGTGTTCCATCTCGACAAGTTCCGGCTTGAGGCGCCTCCCGTGCTCCAGGCCTACGGCGAGGGGAATTTCAGCCTGCCCGCCAATACCATCGCGATGTCCATTCGCAACGATTTTGTGGCCGTGCCAAGCGTCACCCTGCGTTTGACGGGCAAACTGACGGACCCGAAGGTGGAAGTCCCCACGGGCAGAATCCTCAACGATACGGTGCTCAACATCTTGAGCCTGCCCAAGAAATCCTTCGAGTTCCTGCGGGATCTTTTCTGA
- a CDS encoding damage-control phosphatase ARMT1 family protein, with translation MDTALECMPCFKRMAVREAQIACPNDPDLREEILTRWEALLPRLNMDEPPPAIARLLAELVREVSGCRDLYVEDKKAANEFVLGLLPSLEERVEAARATGDSLSLALELSIIGNYIDRGVELEFDLEKELADVAGSVSPDALAAFAEQARPGVSVLILGDNTGEIVLDTLLVRELSRLGCDVTYAVRSKPVLNDATMADAKAVGMTELCPVVESGVDTPGTVLSRCTPEFLQRMRESDVILSKGQGNFEALNGVWAGVFCAFKVKCPRIARKTGLNFGESALCVSVCEGPGGNGAGGDHA, from the coding sequence ATGGATACAGCCCTCGAATGTATGCCCTGTTTCAAGAGAATGGCGGTCCGGGAGGCGCAAATCGCGTGCCCGAACGATCCGGATCTCCGCGAGGAAATCCTGACCCGATGGGAGGCGCTCCTTCCCCGGTTGAATATGGATGAGCCGCCGCCGGCTATTGCCCGTCTGCTCGCCGAACTGGTTCGCGAAGTGTCGGGCTGCCGTGATCTCTATGTCGAAGATAAAAAAGCCGCCAACGAATTCGTTCTTGGTCTGCTGCCGTCTCTGGAAGAACGCGTGGAGGCTGCGCGCGCAACCGGCGATTCTCTGAGTCTGGCCCTGGAGCTGTCCATCATCGGCAATTATATCGATCGTGGCGTCGAGCTTGAATTCGACCTCGAAAAGGAACTGGCCGACGTGGCCGGTTCGGTGTCTCCCGATGCTCTTGCCGCGTTCGCGGAGCAGGCGAGGCCGGGCGTTTCCGTGCTTATTTTGGGAGACAATACCGGCGAGATCGTCCTGGACACCCTGCTGGTCCGGGAACTTTCCCGGCTCGGCTGCGATGTTACCTACGCGGTCCGTTCCAAACCCGTGCTCAACGACGCCACCATGGCCGATGCAAAGGCCGTGGGCATGACCGAGCTTTGTCCCGTGGTTGAGTCCGGCGTGGACACTCCCGGCACGGTTCTGAGCCGTTGCACGCCTGAATTCCTTCAGCGTATGCGCGAATCTGATGTCATCCTGAGCAAGGGACAAGGCAATTTCGAGGCTTTGAACGGGGTCTGGGCCGGTGTCTTTTGCGCCTTCAAGGTCAAGTGCCCCCGCATTGCCAGGAAGACCGGCCTGAATTTCGGCGAGAGCGCCCTGTGCGTGAGTGTCTGCGAAGGGCCCGGCGGCAACGGGGCCGGGGGAGATCATGCTTAG
- a CDS encoding LpxI family protein, protein MTESVSTIGLIAGGKQFPVLVARGVKAKGHRLVVAGFTGHTNMDVVPLADVFKELKLGKLNQLIGFLKSEKVDKVIMAGTIEKPKVMDIRHLDMRAIKLVLGRKDKGDSALLGIIAREFEKEGMPVVPAHEYMPDLLSPEGVMTRREPDEREWSDLKFGWGIAKELGRMDVGQCVVVREGIVVAVEALEGTDETLRRGARYGGSGCVVVKVFKPGQQKEVDLPSLGLDTLRLMAEGKATCLGVEAGKSLFFDREAAVEFADKAGITVVGLTPGSFPETS, encoded by the coding sequence ATGACCGAGTCTGTCAGCACCATCGGCCTCATTGCCGGAGGCAAGCAGTTTCCCGTTCTGGTGGCCCGTGGCGTCAAAGCCAAGGGCCACCGGCTTGTGGTGGCCGGTTTTACCGGGCACACCAACATGGACGTCGTCCCTCTGGCCGACGTGTTCAAGGAACTCAAGCTCGGCAAACTCAATCAGCTCATCGGCTTCCTCAAGTCCGAGAAGGTGGACAAGGTCATCATGGCCGGGACCATCGAGAAGCCCAAGGTCATGGACATCCGCCATTTGGATATGCGTGCCATCAAGCTTGTCCTTGGACGCAAGGACAAGGGCGACTCCGCGCTGCTCGGGATCATCGCCCGCGAATTCGAGAAAGAGGGAATGCCGGTGGTTCCCGCCCACGAATACATGCCGGATCTGCTTTCTCCCGAAGGCGTCATGACCCGCCGCGAGCCCGACGAGCGCGAGTGGAGCGATCTCAAGTTCGGCTGGGGCATCGCCAAAGAGCTGGGGCGTATGGACGTTGGACAGTGCGTCGTGGTCCGCGAGGGCATCGTGGTCGCCGTGGAGGCTCTTGAAGGCACGGACGAGACCTTGCGCCGGGGGGCGCGCTATGGCGGCTCCGGGTGCGTGGTCGTCAAGGTCTTCAAGCCCGGCCAGCAGAAGGAGGTGGACCTGCCGAGCCTCGGTCTGGACACCCTCCGCCTCATGGCCGAAGGAAAGGCCACCTGTCTCGGCGTCGAAGCCGGGAAAAGTCTTTTCTTCGACAGGGAAGCGGCAGTCGAGTTCGCCGACAAGGCGGGCATCACCGTGGTCGGATTGACCCCGGGGTCCTTTCCAGAAACTTCCTGA